In a single window of the Olivibacter sp. SDN3 genome:
- a CDS encoding helix-turn-helix domain-containing protein, giving the protein MNKEFLRINDAAEFLGITKKALYIQVSRGNITPLRRGKLLYFKQSYLRSLIEGEV; this is encoded by the coding sequence ATGAATAAGGAGTTTTTAAGGATTAATGATGCCGCTGAGTTTCTCGGTATTACTAAAAAAGCGTTGTATATACAGGTGTCTAGAGGTAATATCACCCCTTTACGTCGCGGAAAGCTGTTATATTTCAAACAGTCATATTTAAGATCACTAATAGAAGGAGAAGTATAA